A region of the bacterium genome:
AATTGATAGCTTAACAGGCGAGCAGAAGAAATATCTCTCCTCCTGGGAAATGGGAACCTGAGAAGTTGTGAAAAAAGTCACTGACAAATTTCCAAACCTGTGGTAATATAGATTGTGAATTGTTGAGTCCTTACGGGTAGTGTAGCCCTTTATGGGCGTAATTTTTACGGGGACAAGCCCCTACACTACTTTTGATGGGTTCGATGAATCGAACCCCTACAAGAAAATACAAGAGGAGGAATCGGAATGAAAAAAATCATTAGTTTGGCAGTAGCAGTGTCAATGGTGGTGATTTTGAAAATGGGCGCTGTCCCTATTTTTGCGAGTTCATTTAAAATTTTAGGAACAAGACCTTTGGGAATGGGGGGAGCATTTGTGGCAGTTGCTGAGGATGCAGTTGCCCAGTACTGGAATCCAGCAGGCTTCGCACTTCAAAAAGGATTTGATATCCAGATTCCTGTGGGAGTGGGTGTAGAGACCACGGAAGGATTAGTTGATGAAGTAGACGACCTGAGAGAGGTAGCCGAGAAAGTAAGTGCGATTCAGGCGAAGCAAGAGGACGGTATCCTTTTGACCGCTGATGAGATGCGAGATTTCACTGCATCAATCAACCAAATGGATGACCTGAACAAACCGGGGTTGGGACTTATTCTGGATATAAACGGCGGGTTTAACATCAGGTATGGCAACATAGGAATCGGAGTAATTAACATAACCGAGTTGGGAGCAGACCCTTACCTCGACCTCGACCATATTGGACTGGGAGAGATGGATACAGATGCACTCGATGCTTTGTGTGTAGACATCGGTGGTTTAGGGGCCGGAGATGTGGAGGGATTGCTGTCTCCGGCACAAACAGATATTGCCACTGATATAGCAAATTCTTTGGATGATTTGGGTGTAGCTCCTACAGTAGGGGGATGGGATAATCAAGATATCGCTCAAGAATTGGTATCTGCTGGGGTTTTGGCAGGTCTTACAGATGCGGAGATAGCTACGGTTGCCGACCAGATTGCTATCGCTGCTGGTCTTGCCGTGCTCGGTTCAATTGAGGATAGTGGGTTTATTAATAATGAAACAAATATTAGATTGAATGGAATAATGCTTTTTGAAGCTCCGATTACCTATGCACTGGAACTGCCCTGGTTAAAGAACCTTTATGTGGGAGGCAATTTCAAGTTTATGTATGGAATGGTGGGGTTTGCCCAATTTGACGTATTTTCCGGAGAGGACCTCATGGGAGGTCTGTATGAAAATTATAATGATAATACTAAGAAGTCAAGCACAATCGGAGCGGATGTAGGTGCCCTTTATGATTTGAAGGAAAGTTTGGGAGTGAGATTTGGAATGGTTGTAAGAAACCTGAACTATCCTTCATTTAGTCAGCCAAAAGAAGCAAAAGAAGCTGGTTTAGACAAGTACGTTATAGAGCCACAGGTGAGGGTTGGAGCAGCCTACTGGCCTTTAAATTTCATAACACTTTCTGCAGATTTAGACCTGACCAACAATAAGACGGCTCTCAAGGGTTATGATTCGAGAATGTTCGGCCTGGGGGCAGAGGTGAATATTCTTAATAGGTCCTGGCTAAACCTTGCCCTGCGTGGCGGGTTTATGGATAATTTAGCTGAGAGTTCCGGGAGTATGTTCACTGCCGGACTCGGTTTAAATATCTTTCATGTCAATTTAGATTTTGCCGCGGCGATGAGTACTAAAAGCACAACGATAGCCGATAGCCAGAAGTTCCCTACTTCTTTAATCGGCTCATTTGGAATCTCAGTTAACTTCTAACACAAACTCTGGAGTCCTCCCGAAAGGGAGGGAAGACCTTGCTTTCGCAAGGACTCCAGAGTCTTTTGGAGTAGCGAAACTTGTTTCGCATTAATAACGCAGAGCAAGCTCTGCTACTCCAGAGTTTTGGATACCAAACAAAAATGGTGATGAAGAAAAAAATATCTTTTGCCTTCCTTATTTGCAATATTCTCCTCCTCTCGCAAAACCTCCTGGCAGAACCAATAAAAGAAGCATCTATTATCGACCTCAAAACCAATCGGAAAGTATCGGTAGTGGCTGCTGAAATCCTGGTAAAATTTAAGCCCGAGGTGGAAAAAGAGACCATAGATAAGATTAATAAAAAGTTTGGGGTAGAGATAAAGAAGAAACTGAGAATTAAGAATGTCTATCGCCTGAAGGTTCCCCCTGATAAGACTATTAATGAGATGCTGAAAAAATACAAAGAGGACCCCGATGTTGAATATGCTGAACCGAACTACATAAGAAAAGCTTTTCGGGATCCAAATGACACACTATATCCCGTAAGTCAGTGGGGAATTACCAAGATACAGGCGCCGCAGGCGTGGGACACCGAGACAGGGAAAGAGAGCGTTGTCATTGCTATCCTGGACACTGGCGTAGATTATGACCATGAAGATTTGGCGGGAAATATGTGGAACGATGGGGGTGGCAATTGTGGCAAAGATTTTGTAAATGGAGATGACGACCCTGATGACGACCACAGTCAAAGCCACGGCACGCATTGCGCCGGCATTGCCGCAGCCGTCACAAATAATGCTTTAGGAATTGCCGGTGTCTCCTGGAAGTCCAAAATTATGGCAGTGAAGGTTCTTGACGAGACCGGAGGCGGGACTTTGGGTTGGGAATTGGAGGGCATAGATTATGCTGTTGACAACGGCGCAGATATTATCAGTATGAGTTTTGGCACTATTGACTATCCTCCTATTCCCAACGGTCCAGAAAGGAATATGATAAACGATGCTTATAACAAAGGTTGCCTTTTAGTAGCTGCTTCGGGAAATGACAATCAGCCTTACGTTGCTTACCCGGCAGCGTACGATAATGTGATTGCCGTTGGGGCAACTAATGAGACTGATGAGCGTTGTGACCCCACAGATTGGCTTGCCGGCTACGGCAGTAATTATGGAGACGAACTGGACGTGATGGCTCCGGGTAACAATATTTTGAGTACTGTGCGAACGGATTTAGGTCCGCCGTTTTATGCCAATATGAAAGGCACGTCTATGGCTACGCCATTTGTTTCCGGACTGGCAGCTCTAATTCTTTCCTATCTGGGAGGGTTGGCGCCTTCTGACGTAAGGCGAATAATTGAGAAGACTGCGGACGACATAGGTGGTTCCGGCTGGGACCAGGAGACAGGATGGGGAAGGATAAATGCTTATAGCGCCTTGACTGCTTATTACGTGGCGGGAGAGATTGTCCATCTGGCAATGAATTATCCCAATCCATTCCGGCCGGCAGAGGAAAATTATACTACTATCTATTTCACTACCAATCGAGCTGTGGCAGATAAAAGTATTGGTATTTATAATTCAGCCGGGGAACTGGTCTTAGACGTAGAAGGGAGCAGCATATATATGGATAAGTGGTATGACGATGGATACGTCTATAAATACGAATGGGATGGGAAAA
Encoded here:
- the traF gene encoding conjugal transfer protein TraF, which produces MKKIISLAVAVSMVVILKMGAVPIFASSFKILGTRPLGMGGAFVAVAEDAVAQYWNPAGFALQKGFDIQIPVGVGVETTEGLVDEVDDLREVAEKVSAIQAKQEDGILLTADEMRDFTASINQMDDLNKPGLGLILDINGGFNIRYGNIGIGVINITELGADPYLDLDHIGLGEMDTDALDALCVDIGGLGAGDVEGLLSPAQTDIATDIANSLDDLGVAPTVGGWDNQDIAQELVSAGVLAGLTDAEIATVADQIAIAAGLAVLGSIEDSGFINNETNIRLNGIMLFEAPITYALELPWLKNLYVGGNFKFMYGMVGFAQFDVFSGEDLMGGLYENYNDNTKKSSTIGADVGALYDLKESLGVRFGMVVRNLNYPSFSQPKEAKEAGLDKYVIEPQVRVGAAYWPLNFITLSADLDLTNNKTALKGYDSRMFGLGAEVNILNRSWLNLALRGGFMDNLAESSGSMFTAGLGLNIFHVNLDFAAAMSTKSTTIADSQKFPTSLIGSFGISVNF
- a CDS encoding S8 family serine peptidase, producing the protein MVMKKKISFAFLICNILLLSQNLLAEPIKEASIIDLKTNRKVSVVAAEILVKFKPEVEKETIDKINKKFGVEIKKKLRIKNVYRLKVPPDKTINEMLKKYKEDPDVEYAEPNYIRKAFRDPNDTLYPVSQWGITKIQAPQAWDTETGKESVVIAILDTGVDYDHEDLAGNMWNDGGGNCGKDFVNGDDDPDDDHSQSHGTHCAGIAAAVTNNALGIAGVSWKSKIMAVKVLDETGGGTLGWELEGIDYAVDNGADIISMSFGTIDYPPIPNGPERNMINDAYNKGCLLVAASGNDNQPYVAYPAAYDNVIAVGATNETDERCDPTDWLAGYGSNYGDELDVMAPGNNILSTVRTDLGPPFYANMKGTSMATPFVSGLAALILSYLGGLAPSDVRRIIEKTADDIGGSGWDQETGWGRINAYSALTAYYVAGEIVHLAMNYPNPFRPAEENYTTIYFTTNRAVADKSIGIYNSAGELVLDVEGSSIYMDKWYDDGYVYKYEWDGKNDYGDRVASGIYIYVVNADGSKKTGKLAVIK